GACGTTCCGGGCGAAGTCGCTCACGCGGTCGAAGCGCTCGCAGGCGAAATCCATCTCAGAGAGTTTTCCGATCAGCTCGTAGGTCTTGTTCTCGAAGATCTGTTTGGCGCGGTCACCCTGCGTCTCGAAGGTCTTCTTGAAGGGGGCGTTTTTGTTCACCCGCCACCCATGGATCCGGTCGATCTTTGTGGCGGCGACGACGAAGGGGGTGCGGTAGGTGCGGAGGATCTCAAGCGCCTCAATCGTCTGGGGCTGGAACCCCTCATTGATATCGACGACCAGGATCGCCATGTCGGCAAGCGCCCCGCCCCGTGCGCGGAGTGTGGTGAAGGCATGGTGGCCCGGTGTGTCGATGAAGAGGAGGCCGGGAACGTTGATCTGGAGGTTCTGGAGCGCACCGCTCATCCGTCCGATGGCGTCGAACGGGACGAGGGTCGCCCCGATATGCTGGGTGATCGCCCCTGCCTCGCCGGAAACCACGGACGATCCCCGGATCCAGTCGAGGAGAGATGTTTTGCCGTGATCGACGTGTCCAAGGACACAGACGATGGGTGTCCTGATATTTGAGCCCTCGCTCTCCTTTCCTGCCTTCTTCTTCTTTGCCATCTCCCGCGCCCCCACATTTCCGGCCCCTTTTCGGGGAAATCCGGATTATTGCTATGTATTAGGGCATCTCCCCCTATTAATTCTCTCCCGTGCCGGCGCTTTGAGGTTCGGGGGGAGTGTACAGGGTCAGAATCGGCCTTCCCGGCGCCCGGCCTGCCGATAGGTTAATCAATGGTATCATCTAACATTGTAGAGTATTTTGCCGGGGTGGGGTAGTTGGTCATCCTAGGGGACTGTGGATCCCCCGACCCGGGTTCGAGTCTCGGCCCCGGCCCTCTTTCATTTAGTGAGTTGCATTTTCGTATTCTGAGCATTCAGGTTCCTGAAGCTCGTCCCGTCTCCATCCTCCGTTTTGCATGGAAGAATACGGGCAGCGCCAGCATCTGCATCCCGGCGGCGAAGCCGATGGCCAGGGGTATCGAGATCCCGTAGACCCATCCGATTACGGCGCTGCCCGCAAACCATCCTGCCCCATATATGGTGTTGAAGATGCCGTAGGCCCGTCCGCGCTTTGAGAGGTGGGTGTAATCAGCGACTGCGGCGCGCAATACGGTCTCCTGAATGCCCATCGCCGCTCCCCAGAGGGCCGCGGCTGCAAGCGCCATGGACGGGGATGACGTGAAGGCGAGGAAGGGTACGGCGATGCCGATGATGGGTGCGGCAGCGAGCACCGAAAGGCCGATGCGGTCGTAGAGGCGCCCTGCGATGAGGGCGACCGCGGCGTCGACGCCCATGGCGACGGCATAATACAGGGGGATCTCCGCCTCTGAGAGTGTGGCGGTGGCGGTGAGGTGATAGGCGATGAGTGGAAAGGCGACGAAACCGGCCATGGTGAGGGCGGTGAAGATGGCGTAGGGGACAAGGGTGCTGGTGGGCGGTGCCTGCTGCGCCGGTCCGCCCGCCCTCTCGAGTGCCGCCGGCGCCGGGGCCCGACTCCGGGTGACGACGAGTGAGAGCATCATCAGGGCGAAGGGGATGAGCAGCAGGGCAAATCCGGCCCGGTAATTGCCGTGCAGGAGGAATGCGGCGGAAAAGATGATCGGCCCGATGATCGCACCGATCTGGTCGAGCGCCTCATGGATCCCGAACCCCCATCCCCGTCCGACGCTTGAAGTCACATTCGAGAGGATGGCGTCCTTGGCCGGTGCCCGGATCCCCTTCCCCATCCGTTCAACGATGAAGAGCAGGGCGGCCATCTCCCATGACCCGGCGAGGGCGAGCAGGGGGACGGCGATCAGCATGCCGTAGCCAAGGAAGGTGAGCGTCCAGTAACGGTGCGTGGCGTCGGCGAGGTGCCCGGAGAGGAGGCGAAGGGCATAGCCGAGGAACTCTCCCAGTCCTGCCACGACCCCGACGACGAGGGCCGAACCCCCGAGGGCAAACAGATAGGGTCCGGTGACGCTCCTCGCCCCCTCATAGATGACGTCACCAAAGAGGCTGACGATGCCGAAGAGCAGGATGATCAGATATGCTGCCCTCCGATCAAGGGGTGTGGACGGAGCGGGGTCGGGCATGGTGATTGTGACTCCGACGCTCCGGCGTATAGGTCTGCCGATGAACGAGGCGCCGCTGGAAAAAAAGGGTTATACCGAAGGCTGCGCCGCCGGTTGTGCGCCGTTACGGTTGGAATAGCGGTACATCAGTGAGAGCACCGCCGGCATCGCCAGGATGCCGCCGATAAGCGAGAAACCGACGGTGATCACGGTCACAAGGCCGAAGTTCGAGATGATGTTGAACTCCGAGAGGATGAGGGCGGAGAACCCGAAGACTGTTGTCATGCCGGAGACGGTGATCGCCATCCCGATCTTCTGGACGGCGGTCTGGATGGCCGTGTAGATGTCGAGGCCGCGTGCGAGTTCCTCCTCGCAACGCTCCATGATCAGGATGGTGTACTCCGAGGCCACGCCGATGGTCATCGACCCCAGGGTGGCGGTCATCGGGCTGTAGTCCAGCCCGAAGAGGTACATGATCGCCCCGTTCCACCCCACGATCATCACGATCGGGATGAGGGGGGTGATGGCGCTGGAGCGCCGGTAGACCAGCAGCAGAAATCCAAAGATGAGCACAAAACCGGCGATGACCATCGTCGTCTTTGACCTGGCGATATCGTCCATCAGGTTGGTGAACATGTCCAGCGTCCCGGTCACCATCACCGTGGTGCCCGGGGGCGCCTGATAAAAGGCGGCCTCCTTCTCCAGGTTCTTGATCATCGACCGGGCGATGTCCATTTCCATGTCTACGGTGGAGAACTCGATGACGGCCTCCATGTTGCCGTTGAGATAGCGTTTTCTGGTGTCCTCGGGGATCGTCCCGACGACGTCTCTGACCTGACTCTCATATACCGGCAGCACGCCGTTGTTGTATTGCCGGATCAGGGTGACGATGCTCGTGGCGCCGATGATCTTGTCGTTTCGCTCCAGTTCATACGTGGTGAACCCGTCGATCCACTGGAGGGTTTCGATGGAGAGGACGTCCTCGCCGGTCACGACCACCGGTACGGTGGAGGTGGAGCCCATCGTCCTGGTCACCTTCTCCATGTCCAGAAGCGCCGGCATGTCCGAGGGCACGAAGGTGTCCTGGTCGGCGTTGATCGGCACCTCCTCGTCCATCTGGTAACCGACGACGGCGACCAGGGCGAAGATCAGCAGGATGGGGACCGGGTTCTTTGCGATCGTGTAGGCGACCTTGCCGAGCAGGTGGTTGTAGTGCTCGGTGAAGGACCCCCGTGTGCCCTGTTCATGGGTCGGTTCCGTCTCGCAGCCCTTCCAGTCGAGTTCGCAGGCCTCCACGTCATCGAGTCTTCCCTGCCGCACCTTCGGACGATATTTCGAGATGATGCCGAAGACGGGGACGATGATCAGGGCGGAGAGATAGCAGGAGACTACCCCGATGGTGCAGGTCACCCCGAAATCGGCGACCATCGGGACCGGGGAGATGAACATGGCGATGAAGCCGAGTGATGTCGCCACCATGGCGATGAGGACGGCGGGACCGGAGTTGCCGACGGTCGCCCTCACTGCCTGCGGGATGGTGCCCCGCTGCATCTCCTCGTCAAAGCGCGTATGGAACTGGATCGCATAGTCGATCCCGATCCCGATGAGCACCGGGAATGCGCCGATGACGGTCATCGAGATGGGGATGCCGAAGAGTCCCATCATCCCGAAGGTCAGGATCACGCCGGTCGCCACGATGAAGACCGGCAGCAGGCGGTAGCGGACGTGGGAGAAGAGGAAGGTCACGGCCAGAACCATCAGGAGCATCGCCGCGAGGATGAGGGTCCCCATCGATGACCCCATCTCCTGCTGCATCTCCTGTTCGAAGGCCGGATTGCCCGAGACCGTGACCGTCAGGCCGGGAGGGGGATCGGAGATGGCGATGACCGTGCGGATGCTGTTGAGCACCTGCTGCTGAACGGATTCAGATACGCCAGGATCGAGGGTGATGCCGGTGATGGTCATCATCACGGACGGGAGATAGCGCTCCAGTGTCTCCGGGGGGATGCCCTGCATGATGGCGCTCACCTCGCCGCTGGAGGTCGGCACCCTGCCGCCGTTCACCTGTTTCATCATATCTACGATGCCTGAGACCGAGTCCACATACTGCTCGTTTCTGATGTCGGCCTCGAGGTTGTCGATGTACTGCAGAATAGTTGGATCGGTGACGTCATCGCACTCGAAAATGAGCATGATGGCGTCTGATCCATAGGTGTCAGAGTAATGGGCGAGCATTGCCCCGGTGGGTGTGTTCTTATCGATGTAGGTGTCGTCCCCCGTCTCCATCGTCACCATCGTAAGACCGCCGATGGCAAGCAGAAAGATGGCAGCGGCGACACCGAGCACGATATAGGTGTGTGCATTGATGACGTCTGCAAGACGTTCATAGGGTGTATTCATGAAGTGGTCTCCGGATAGAGTAGGGATCGCCGTCGGTCACGATCGTATATAGGTGCGCAGGTTCGGAATATAGTGTTTGACGCCATCCCCGGGAAAACCGGGGTCATGGCGGGATCGCCCGCCGGTAGTCGGCAACGATCTCACGTGTGATCTCCATCGCCGCTTCATCCGGGGTTTTTCCGGCGAGGGTGATGCCGTATTCGGATGCGGTGCCGAATACCCGCAGGGGGTCGGTGACGGTGATGCCGTCGTCTCCGTCACCGGTGGTATGGAGGAGGTGTTCTGCCTGCCTGACCAGGGCATCGACCTCATCCGGGTCCGCACCCCCGACCATGAAGAGGCGGTGGAGCAGTTCGACGGTGGCGCAACAGGCGGGAGAGGGGAAAAAGCCGGTCTCTTCCCAGATGGCGTCTGTTTCTGCCCCGTATCTGGTGTGCGAGTCCCGGTAGGCTATCCTGTTTGCCGGGTGTTCCATCCGATCTCCGTGTGGTGCCGGTATGCCGGTGTGCGTCATGGTCGTACCTGGCGGGAGCGTTTGGGCCGGATGGCACATCAAGGTGATGGAACGAAAAGGGGTTGCATTTATGGGTGGGGGTGGTTCCGGTTGTATGCCCTGGTCCGGGGAGGGGAATGGTTTTCCCCGCCTGCCCCGGTTTTCCGGTCTTTCTGGTTGGAGGTGGTGTTGTGAATTCTGGCAGAAAGGGTTCGAATACCCCCTTGTGGGGTGATGCCCGTGTGAAGAGTGGTGATCTCGTATGGCGTGCAGATGGCGTCTGCGAACCCTTTGCTGCAGATGATCGGTTGGGGCGACGACATCAAATATCTGGTGAAACTCATCGGGGTTTCAACCGTCACCTTTACCCGCCCGGCGGTCGCACCGGATCGCATGCCAGACGATCTGCTCCCCCTCCTCCGGAACCTTGGACTCAACGACTACGAGGGGCGTGTCTACTCCACCCTGCTCTCGCTCAGGAAGGCGACCGCCCGCGACATCCACGAACTGAGCGGGGTGCCGAGGGGGAGGATTTACGATATCCTCCATGATCTGGCCAGACGGGGCTTCATCGGGATCGAAGAGGGATCGCCGACCTGTTACTATCTGCTCGACCCGGACGATGTGATCGACCACATCAAGGAGGAGTATCTCTCCTCGCTCGAGCAGACCAGAAAGGCGATCCGGAACCTTTCGGTGGCGCACCTCCGACCGCCGCCGTCGTTTTATATGCTCAGGAGCGACTGGGCGATCGCCAACCACCTGACCTCGATGTTTAAGAGGGTGCGGAACCGGATGGTGATCCTGTGCAATGATCCCTCGTTTTTGCGGTCATATATGGACGAACTGAGGGCGGTGTCGAAGAGGGCCGACCTCTACATCGTCGTCAGGGATGCAGAGGCGTTCGCGGCGGTAGATCTCCCGGTCTATGAGGGGAGCGGCGCCCTCTCCGAATTGCTCTCCCTGCATAAAGGTCCGGATAGAAAATCGTTCGGCACCGCCATATTCATGGATGACGGCGATTTCTTCGCACTTTCGGTGCCGGGTTCGGACGGCGGGGCCTTCACCGGGTCCGATGCACCGATGATGCGCTTCCTGCTGCAGTCCATCATCATGCACCTGGAGGCGGAGTACGATCTGCCGCCCGGCGGGATTTCCCCCTCCTGACCCCGGTCTGCCGGTATCTTTATTATTTGCCAGTGCATGATGAGGCGTGTTCAGGGGGGGACTGAAGAATGCAAGAGGGACCGAGAGGTGCGATACTCCAGCGCGACAAGCAGACGTATGCGATCGTCCCGCGCACGCCTGCAGGGATCGTGACGCCTGAAGTGCTGGAGACGATCGCCAAGGTGGCACGCCGCTATGAGATCCCGGTGATCAAGATCACCTCGGGACAGCGGATGGCGCTCGTCGGGATCAAGCCAGAGGACGTGGACCCGATCTGGAACGAACTCGGGATGACGGTCGGGGAGGCGACGGCGCCGTGCGTCCACTATGTGCAGGCATGCCCGGGAACGGCGGTCTGCAAATATGGTGTGCAGGACTCGCTTGGCTTTGGCCTGCGGATCGAGGAGGACTATCAGGCGATGAATCTCCCGGCAAAACTGAAGATGGGGGTTTCCGGGTGCCCTCGCTGTTGCGGCGAGAGTTATATGCGGGATGTCGGGGTGATCGGGACGGCGAAGGGATGGACGGTCACATTCGGGGGAAATTCCGGTGGGAGACCGCGGATCGGGGATGTGATCGGGCGGGACCTCACGACCGAAGACGCCCTCTCGCTGGTGCGCCTCCTCCTCGAATTTTACCGGGACTCAGGGAAACCCGGCGAACGCACGCCGCGTATGGTCGAACGCCTCGGGATCGAGGCGGTGAAGGAAGCGATCGGTGGAAAAGGGCCCTGAGGGGGTTGACCCCGGTTCACTGCTCCCCTTCTCCGGGCTTGTTCTGGATCTCGCGAGCGATGGAGCAGAAGTAGGTCCGGTCGGCAAATCGGACGAAGGTCCGGGAGACCTCGACATCGAAGACGGTGCCGTTTTTTCTGCGGTGGACCGAGCGGATCTGTTCACGCCGTCCGGGTCGGGCGTCGGTCCACATCCGTTTCCACCTGCCAGGCGTGATGGAGGGGTTGATCCCGAAGGCGGTGGCCTCCAGGATCTCTGCGGGGGAGTAGCCGAGGAGGTC
The sequence above is drawn from the Methanofollis fontis genome and encodes:
- a CDS encoding MFS transporter translates to MPDPAPSTPLDRRAAYLIILLFGIVSLFGDVIYEGARSVTGPYLFALGGSALVVGVVAGLGEFLGYALRLLSGHLADATHRYWTLTFLGYGMLIAVPLLALAGSWEMAALLFIVERMGKGIRAPAKDAILSNVTSSVGRGWGFGIHEALDQIGAIIGPIIFSAAFLLHGNYRAGFALLLIPFALMMLSLVVTRSRAPAPAALERAGGPAQQAPPTSTLVPYAIFTALTMAGFVAFPLIAYHLTATATLSEAEIPLYYAVAMGVDAAVALIAGRLYDRIGLSVLAAAPIIGIAVPFLAFTSSPSMALAAAALWGAAMGIQETVLRAAVADYTHLSKRGRAYGIFNTIYGAGWFAGSAVIGWVYGISIPLAIGFAAGMQMLALPVFFHAKRRMETGRASGT
- a CDS encoding efflux RND transporter permease subunit, which codes for MNTPYERLADVINAHTYIVLGVAAAIFLLAIGGLTMVTMETGDDTYIDKNTPTGAMLAHYSDTYGSDAIMLIFECDDVTDPTILQYIDNLEADIRNEQYVDSVSGIVDMMKQVNGGRVPTSSGEVSAIMQGIPPETLERYLPSVMMTITGITLDPGVSESVQQQVLNSIRTVIAISDPPPGLTVTVSGNPAFEQEMQQEMGSSMGTLILAAMLLMVLAVTFLFSHVRYRLLPVFIVATGVILTFGMMGLFGIPISMTVIGAFPVLIGIGIDYAIQFHTRFDEEMQRGTIPQAVRATVGNSGPAVLIAMVATSLGFIAMFISPVPMVADFGVTCTIGVVSCYLSALIIVPVFGIISKYRPKVRQGRLDDVEACELDWKGCETEPTHEQGTRGSFTEHYNHLLGKVAYTIAKNPVPILLIFALVAVVGYQMDEEVPINADQDTFVPSDMPALLDMEKVTRTMGSTSTVPVVVTGEDVLSIETLQWIDGFTTYELERNDKIIGATSIVTLIRQYNNGVLPVYESQVRDVVGTIPEDTRKRYLNGNMEAVIEFSTVDMEMDIARSMIKNLEKEAAFYQAPPGTTVMVTGTLDMFTNLMDDIARSKTTMVIAGFVLIFGFLLLVYRRSSAITPLIPIVMIVGWNGAIMYLFGLDYSPMTATLGSMTIGVASEYTILIMERCEEELARGLDIYTAIQTAVQKIGMAITVSGMTTVFGFSALILSEFNIISNFGLVTVITVGFSLIGGILAMPAVLSLMYRYSNRNGAQPAAQPSV
- a CDS encoding TrmB family transcriptional regulator: MIGWGDDIKYLVKLIGVSTVTFTRPAVAPDRMPDDLLPLLRNLGLNDYEGRVYSTLLSLRKATARDIHELSGVPRGRIYDILHDLARRGFIGIEEGSPTCYYLLDPDDVIDHIKEEYLSSLEQTRKAIRNLSVAHLRPPPSFYMLRSDWAIANHLTSMFKRVRNRMVILCNDPSFLRSYMDELRAVSKRADLYIVVRDAEAFAAVDLPVYEGSGALSELLSLHKGPDRKSFGTAIFMDDGDFFALSVPGSDGGAFTGSDAPMMRFLLQSIIMHLEAEYDLPPGGISPS
- a CDS encoding nitrite/sulfite reductase domain-containing protein encodes the protein MQEGPRGAILQRDKQTYAIVPRTPAGIVTPEVLETIAKVARRYEIPVIKITSGQRMALVGIKPEDVDPIWNELGMTVGEATAPCVHYVQACPGTAVCKYGVQDSLGFGLRIEEDYQAMNLPAKLKMGVSGCPRCCGESYMRDVGVIGTAKGWTVTFGGNSGGRPRIGDVIGRDLTTEDALSLVRLLLEFYRDSGKPGERTPRMVERLGIEAVKEAIGGKGP